The proteins below come from a single Parageobacillus thermoglucosidasius genomic window:
- a CDS encoding o-succinylbenzoate--CoA ligase has translation MQTSLPNWLMQRAFLTPERIAVYDEQAAKTFAELHESAAKKARQLANAGVRKGDIIAVFMKNSVAMIEFIHALHYLGAIVLLQNTRLTSYELAWQLKDSEAACVIADDELADRMGEDVRVITVSELSALPEADAEFQQYYHFDDVATIMYTSGTTGKPKGVLQTYGNHWWSAIGSALNLGLHENDCWLAAVPFFHISGLSIMMRSVIYGMSMYVMHAFDAKKANELIIAGKVTMMSVVSAMLQKMISDLGERRYPETFRCMLLGGGPAPTPLLEACKAKGIPVYQTYGMTETSSQIVTLAPEYSLTKLGSAGKPLFPAQLRIEKEDGQAARPYEPGEIVVKGPNVTKGYLRRPDATEEAIRDGWFYTGDIGYIDEDGFLYVLDRRSDLIISGGENVYPAEIEAVLLSHEAVEEAGVTGIDDETWGQVPCAFVKLKSGYSATAEQLKQFCQERLAKYKIPKQIYFVEQLPRNASQKLLRRQLKQLIPTNSLGGTSSS, from the coding sequence ATGCAAACATCGCTTCCGAATTGGCTTATGCAGCGGGCGTTTTTGACACCTGAACGCATTGCGGTTTATGACGAACAAGCCGCAAAAACGTTTGCGGAGCTTCATGAGTCTGCCGCGAAAAAAGCGCGCCAGCTTGCAAACGCGGGAGTGCGCAAAGGAGATATCATCGCTGTTTTTATGAAAAACAGCGTGGCGATGATCGAATTCATTCACGCCCTTCATTATCTTGGCGCGATTGTTTTGCTGCAAAACACGCGTTTGACTTCCTATGAGCTTGCTTGGCAATTAAAAGATAGTGAAGCGGCATGCGTTATTGCCGATGATGAGTTGGCGGACCGAATGGGAGAAGACGTTCGGGTTATTACCGTAAGTGAATTGTCCGCATTGCCTGAGGCGGATGCCGAATTTCAGCAATATTACCATTTTGACGATGTCGCCACCATCATGTATACGTCAGGAACGACGGGAAAACCAAAAGGTGTATTGCAAACTTACGGAAATCATTGGTGGAGTGCTATCGGTTCGGCGTTAAATTTAGGATTGCATGAGAATGACTGCTGGCTTGCGGCTGTTCCGTTTTTTCATATTAGCGGCTTATCGATTATGATGCGGAGCGTTATATATGGAATGAGCATGTATGTCATGCACGCTTTCGATGCAAAAAAAGCCAATGAGCTCATTATCGCCGGGAAAGTGACAATGATGTCTGTAGTCAGTGCGATGTTGCAAAAAATGATCTCCGATCTTGGCGAAAGGCGGTATCCGGAAACGTTTCGCTGCATGCTGCTTGGCGGCGGGCCTGCTCCAACACCGCTGCTGGAAGCATGCAAAGCAAAAGGGATTCCCGTTTATCAGACGTACGGCATGACGGAAACATCATCACAAATTGTCACGCTTGCCCCGGAATATAGTTTAACAAAGCTTGGTTCTGCAGGAAAGCCGTTGTTTCCAGCGCAGCTTCGCATCGAAAAAGAGGACGGACAAGCGGCCCGTCCGTATGAACCGGGAGAAATTGTCGTAAAAGGCCCAAATGTGACAAAAGGATATTTGCGCCGGCCGGATGCGACGGAAGAAGCGATTCGCGACGGCTGGTTTTATACGGGAGACATCGGCTATATCGACGAAGACGGATTTTTATATGTATTAGACCGCCGTTCCGACCTTATCATTTCCGGCGGGGAAAACGTTTATCCGGCTGAAATTGAAGCGGTGCTTCTTTCCCATGAGGCGGTAGAGGAAGCGGGAGTAACCGGAATCGATGATGAAACATGGGGACAAGTGCCGTGTGCGTTTGTGAAACTAAAAAGCGGCTATTCGGCGACGGCAGAGCAGTTAAAACAATTTTGCCAAGAGCGTTTAGCGAAATATAAAATCCCGAAACAAATCTATTTTGTTGAGCAATTGCCGCGCAACGCTTCGCAAAAACTATTGCGCCGCCAATTAAAACAGCTGATTCCAACCAATTCATTAGGAGGGACTTCCTCATCGTAA
- the menB gene encoding 1,4-dihydroxy-2-naphthoyl-CoA synthase, whose protein sequence is MAIEWVKEREYEDIIYETYNGIAKITINRPEVHNAFRPKTVAEMIDAFSYARDDSKIGVIILTGAGGKAFCSGGDQKVRGHGGYVGEDQIPRLNVLDLQRLIRVIPKPVIAMVAGYAIGGGHVLHVVCDLTIAADNAIFGQTGPKVGSFDGGYGAGYLARIVGHKKAREIWYLCRQYTAQEALEMGLVNKVVPLEQLEEETVKWAQEILEKSPTAIRFLKAAFNADSDGLAGIQQLAGDATLLFYTTDEAKEGRDAFKEKRQPNFKQFPRFP, encoded by the coding sequence ATGGCCATTGAGTGGGTTAAGGAACGCGAGTATGAAGATATTATATACGAAACGTATAACGGCATTGCGAAAATTACGATCAATCGCCCGGAAGTACATAACGCGTTCCGTCCAAAAACTGTTGCTGAAATGATCGACGCCTTTTCATATGCGCGCGATGACTCGAAAATCGGCGTCATTATTTTGACAGGTGCTGGCGGAAAAGCGTTTTGTTCCGGCGGGGACCAAAAAGTGCGCGGCCATGGCGGATATGTTGGTGAAGATCAAATTCCGCGGCTTAATGTATTAGATTTGCAGCGATTAATTCGCGTCATTCCAAAACCGGTGATTGCCATGGTCGCTGGCTATGCGATCGGCGGCGGTCATGTGCTGCATGTTGTTTGCGATTTGACGATTGCGGCAGACAATGCGATTTTCGGACAAACTGGTCCAAAAGTGGGCAGTTTTGACGGCGGATACGGTGCAGGCTATTTGGCGCGTATTGTTGGGCATAAAAAAGCGCGTGAAATTTGGTATTTATGCCGCCAATATACCGCACAGGAAGCGTTGGAAATGGGGCTTGTCAATAAAGTGGTGCCATTAGAGCAATTGGAAGAAGAAACGGTGAAATGGGCGCAAGAAATTTTAGAAAAAAGCCCAACGGCGATTCGCTTTTTGAAAGCGGCGTTTAACGCTGATTCCGACGGCTTGGCCGGCATTCAGCAGCTCGCCGGTGACGCAACGCTGCTATTCTATACAACCGATGAGGCGAAAGAAGGGCGAGATGCATTTAAAGAAAAACGGCAGCCAAACTTCAAACAATTCCCGCGTTTTCCATAA
- the menH gene encoding 2-succinyl-6-hydroxy-2,4-cyclohexadiene-1-carboxylate synthase, with protein MKVFANGVSYHVESFGDGEPLLLLHGFTGSVETWKPFLPYWRDYRLILVDIIGHGRTDSPTDPARYEIEKVAADLEEILRHLHLQDAHVLGYSMGGRLALTFAILYPHRVRTLILESSSPGLKTMQERWERIERDEALAEEIERYGIKKFVEKWENIPLFASQKRLPLSVRQQIRTERLSNNEKGLANSLRGMGTGRQPSWWNRLSEVSIPTLLLCGEWDQKFCRIAEEMKKYLPNCEMVKVARAGHAIHVEQREIFAKIVSEFIKGGEFHGH; from the coding sequence ATGAAGGTTTTTGCCAACGGAGTTTCTTACCATGTCGAATCATTCGGTGATGGAGAACCGCTGTTGTTGTTGCACGGGTTTACTGGCAGTGTGGAAACGTGGAAACCTTTTCTCCCATATTGGCGTGATTATCGGCTTATTCTCGTGGATATCATCGGGCACGGCCGGACCGATTCGCCCACTGATCCGGCGCGCTATGAAATTGAAAAAGTGGCTGCTGATCTGGAAGAAATATTGCGGCATTTGCATTTGCAAGACGCTCATGTGCTCGGATATTCAATGGGCGGGCGCCTTGCGTTAACATTTGCGATTCTTTATCCTCACCGCGTCCGGACATTAATATTAGAAAGCAGCTCTCCGGGATTAAAAACGATGCAAGAACGCTGGGAACGAATAGAAAGGGATGAAGCGTTAGCGGAAGAAATAGAACGATATGGCATAAAGAAATTTGTCGAAAAATGGGAAAACATTCCGCTTTTTGCATCACAAAAGCGCTTGCCTCTTAGTGTGCGGCAGCAAATTCGCACCGAACGGTTAAGCAATAATGAAAAAGGATTGGCGAACAGTTTGCGGGGAATGGGAACGGGAAGGCAGCCTTCATGGTGGAACCGTTTATCAGAAGTTAGCATACCGACGCTGCTTTTATGCGGAGAATGGGATCAAAAGTTTTGCCGGATTGCGGAAGAAATGAAGAAATATCTGCCAAATTGCGAAATGGTGAAAGTCGCACGGGCGGGGCATGCAATTCATGTGGAACAACGGGAGATTTTTGCTAAAATAGTAAGTGAGTTTATTAAAGGAGGAGAGTTTCATGGCCATTGA
- the menD gene encoding 2-succinyl-5-enolpyruvyl-6-hydroxy-3-cyclohexene-1-carboxylic-acid synthase, which translates to MNEALTLYIAAFVDELAKTGVQDVVVSPGSRSTPLAIMVAEHPAMRVHMNIDERSAAFFALGMAKAKRHPVALLCTSGTAVANYFPAVVEAYYSRVPLIIITADRPHELREVGAPQAIDQLNIYGKYAKWFVEMALPEKTPDMLRYARTMAARAAGVAISAPAGPVHLNFPLREPLVPTVREETWEQTEAKEPSYTTVIPGKMTVGIEQIQRLYDEFASVEKGLIVCGPIDRPEFAEAVTQLADMLDYPILADPLSQLRSGTHEKEYIIDSYDAILKDEKIAASLVPDVVIRFGAMPVSKPLFLLLKRYVNIKQIVVDGEGGWREPTLAASYMVYCDEIEFCRQLVHIGKPKRSKSEWSATWKAINSIAKSVLLEAAAENELFEGKVFTELAQLLPDGATLFVGNSMPIRDTDTFFFTNDKQIRILANRGANGIDGVVSSALGASAVAEPLVLVIGDLSFYHDLNGLLAAKMHGLNATIIVLNNNGGGIFSFLPQAEHKKHFEMLFGTPTDLQFAHVVRMYGGNFAKIATWDEFRDCVAQSLTTDGLHVVEVCTSRENNVKMHRLLWEKVSQEIAEFLEKRGAV; encoded by the coding sequence ATGAATGAAGCATTAACATTATATATAGCCGCTTTTGTGGATGAGTTAGCGAAAACCGGAGTGCAAGATGTGGTGGTGAGTCCAGGATCGCGTTCGACACCGCTTGCCATTATGGTGGCCGAACATCCGGCAATGCGCGTGCATATGAACATTGATGAACGCTCCGCCGCATTTTTTGCTCTCGGCATGGCGAAAGCAAAACGGCATCCTGTTGCCCTTCTTTGTACGTCGGGAACGGCGGTCGCAAACTATTTTCCAGCGGTCGTAGAAGCGTATTATTCGCGCGTGCCGCTTATCATTATCACGGCAGACCGTCCGCATGAATTGCGAGAGGTCGGGGCTCCGCAAGCAATTGACCAGCTGAATATATATGGAAAATACGCGAAGTGGTTTGTCGAAATGGCGCTGCCGGAAAAGACGCCGGACATGCTCCGTTATGCGCGAACGATGGCGGCAAGGGCGGCAGGGGTGGCAATCAGCGCCCCGGCAGGCCCTGTTCATTTAAACTTTCCATTGCGCGAGCCGCTTGTGCCGACAGTCCGTGAAGAAACATGGGAGCAAACCGAAGCGAAAGAGCCGTCTTACACGACCGTCATCCCGGGAAAAATGACGGTCGGCATCGAGCAAATTCAGCGGTTATACGATGAATTTGCTTCTGTCGAAAAAGGGTTGATTGTTTGCGGGCCGATTGATCGGCCCGAGTTTGCCGAGGCGGTCACGCAGTTGGCGGACATGCTCGATTATCCTATTTTAGCCGATCCGCTTTCCCAACTGCGCAGCGGAACGCACGAAAAAGAGTATATCATTGACAGTTATGACGCGATCCTGAAAGATGAAAAGATCGCCGCTTCATTAGTGCCGGATGTTGTGATCCGTTTCGGCGCCATGCCGGTCTCGAAACCATTATTCCTCCTTCTGAAACGATATGTTAACATAAAACAAATTGTCGTTGATGGGGAAGGCGGCTGGCGGGAGCCGACATTAGCAGCATCGTATATGGTGTACTGCGATGAAATTGAATTTTGCCGCCAGCTTGTCCATATTGGAAAACCGAAGCGAAGCAAAAGCGAATGGTCGGCAACGTGGAAAGCGATCAACAGTATCGCAAAATCGGTGCTTCTGGAAGCAGCGGCAGAAAACGAATTGTTTGAAGGAAAAGTGTTTACCGAACTTGCGCAATTGCTTCCAGACGGTGCAACGTTATTTGTCGGCAACAGTATGCCAATCCGAGACACGGACACATTTTTCTTTACAAACGACAAGCAAATCCGCATTTTAGCGAACCGTGGGGCAAATGGGATTGACGGTGTTGTGTCAAGCGCTTTAGGAGCCAGCGCGGTTGCCGAGCCGCTTGTGCTTGTCATTGGCGACCTTTCTTTTTATCATGATTTAAACGGGCTATTGGCGGCAAAAATGCACGGATTGAACGCGACGATCATCGTTCTTAATAACAACGGCGGAGGCATTTTCTCGTTTTTGCCGCAAGCGGAACATAAAAAACATTTTGAAATGTTGTTTGGTACGCCGACCGATTTGCAATTTGCCCATGTTGTCCGCATGTATGGAGGGAATTTTGCCAAAATCGCGACATGGGATGAATTTCGCGATTGTGTTGCGCAATCGTTAACAACTGATGGCCTTCACGTCGTGGAAGTGTGCACATCACGGGAAAATAATGTAAAAATGCATCGCCTTTTGTGGGAAAAGGTTTCCCAGGAAATAGCAGAATTTCTCGAAAAACGGGGGGCAGTATGA
- a CDS encoding isochorismate synthase — protein MAILYQHEIEEQLRFIGKKANCPFISWSGEMDDVDPVYFFALGQACSFRERFYWSDRANGTVYVGLGCTYSIETEEKEQRFRIVETKWKKWMEQLAFDHHGTAATPILFGGFSFDPFKPRTEKWRAFPHAKMVVPTVLLSLKNGKATLTVTVPSMRYEESMEKIGLLLRLLSQEQKQPTASLPTLVKYEEAQKDEWIHAVEKTIRNIREGKFDKVVLAREARLSFADVIDPVVVLQQLREQQPFSYLFAFEQDGQCFIGASPEQLVKKEGDACYSICLAGSIRRGKTLQEDKQLGQWLMRDEKNLREHQFVVQMIKEAMGSVCKRVQIPASPQLLKLQHIQHLYTPVIGEKCHAASVLSIVEQMHPTPALGGTPREKAIKEIRETEPLDRGWYAAPIGWMDAEGNGEFAVAIRSGLFQGKEAFIFAGCGVVGDSDPMSEYEETKVKLTPMLSALGVERNE, from the coding sequence GTGGCAATTTTATATCAGCATGAAATAGAGGAACAATTGCGTTTCATCGGGAAAAAAGCAAATTGCCCGTTTATTAGCTGGAGCGGGGAAATGGATGATGTAGATCCAGTTTATTTTTTTGCGTTAGGACAAGCATGTTCTTTCCGCGAGCGGTTTTATTGGTCTGATCGTGCGAATGGAACCGTTTATGTCGGGCTTGGCTGCACATATAGCATCGAAACAGAAGAAAAAGAGCAGCGTTTCCGGATAGTAGAGACGAAATGGAAGAAATGGATGGAGCAGCTGGCTTTCGATCATCACGGAACCGCTGCAACGCCTATTTTATTTGGCGGTTTTTCCTTTGATCCATTCAAACCAAGAACGGAAAAATGGCGCGCTTTCCCTCACGCAAAAATGGTGGTGCCGACCGTTCTTTTATCGCTTAAAAACGGAAAAGCAACATTAACGGTCACTGTGCCTTCCATGCGGTACGAAGAAAGTATGGAAAAAATAGGGCTGCTGCTGCGTCTCTTATCTCAAGAACAGAAACAGCCGACAGCTTCGTTGCCGACATTAGTTAAATATGAGGAAGCGCAAAAAGACGAATGGATTCATGCGGTCGAAAAAACGATCAGGAACATTCGGGAAGGAAAATTTGATAAAGTAGTGTTGGCAAGAGAGGCACGTTTATCGTTTGCGGATGTGATCGATCCGGTCGTTGTTTTGCAGCAATTGCGCGAACAACAGCCATTTAGTTATTTATTTGCGTTTGAGCAAGACGGACAATGTTTTATTGGCGCTTCTCCGGAACAGCTTGTGAAAAAGGAAGGGGATGCGTGTTATTCTATTTGTTTGGCTGGATCGATACGCCGCGGAAAAACGCTTCAGGAAGACAAACAACTCGGACAATGGCTCATGCGTGACGAGAAAAACCTTCGTGAACACCAGTTTGTTGTCCAGATGATTAAAGAAGCGATGGGATCAGTTTGCAAGCGCGTACAAATCCCAGCTTCACCGCAACTGTTAAAATTGCAGCATATTCAACATTTATATACGCCTGTAATCGGAGAAAAGTGCCATGCTGCTTCGGTTTTATCGATTGTTGAACAAATGCATCCGACGCCGGCACTTGGCGGGACACCGCGGGAAAAGGCAATCAAGGAAATTCGTGAAACCGAACCGTTAGACAGGGGATGGTATGCAGCACCAATCGGCTGGATGGATGCAGAAGGGAATGGCGAATTTGCCGTAGCCATTCGTTCGGGGCTTTTCCAAGGAAAAGAAGCATTCATTTTTGCAGGTTGCGGAGTCGTCGGCGATTCTGACCCGATGAGCGAATATGAAGAAACAAAAGTGAAATTAACCCCGATGCTATCGGCGCTAGGAGTGGAGAGAAATGAATGA
- a CDS encoding 1,4-dihydroxy-2-naphthoate polyprenyltransferase yields MQPSLQTERRPSVSRRRDWRVWWRLTRPHTLTAAFVPVCIGTALAFHETNIRVSLFIAMLVASLLIQAATNMFNEYYDFKRGLDSPESVGIGGAIVREGVHPKTVLNLAIAFFAIATLIGVYICMNSSWWLALIGSICMAAGYFYTGGPIPIAYTPFGELAAGFFMGLLIILISFFIQTGEVTKTAILISVPIAILVGAILLANNIRDFDGDKKNGRKTLAILVGRHNAIRILAGMFAVSFVWMIGLAFFHLVSFWTLLVFFSVPKAIAAAKGFIGKTKPIEMMPAMKATAQTNTQFGFLLAIGLLISHWL; encoded by the coding sequence ATGCAACCATCATTGCAAACAGAACGGCGTCCTTCCGTCAGCCGTCGCCGCGATTGGCGCGTTTGGTGGAGATTAACGCGGCCGCACACATTGACAGCTGCATTTGTTCCCGTTTGTATTGGCACAGCGTTAGCATTCCATGAAACAAATATTCGCGTTTCGCTGTTTATCGCGATGCTTGTCGCTTCTTTGCTCATTCAAGCGGCAACGAACATGTTCAATGAATATTATGATTTTAAGCGCGGGCTGGACTCACCAGAATCCGTGGGAATTGGCGGGGCGATTGTCCGCGAAGGAGTCCATCCGAAGACGGTTTTGAATTTGGCGATTGCCTTTTTCGCCATCGCTACGCTCATTGGCGTCTATATTTGCATGAATAGCAGCTGGTGGCTCGCGTTGATCGGATCTATTTGTATGGCAGCTGGATATTTCTATACAGGCGGACCTATACCAATTGCGTATACCCCGTTTGGTGAACTCGCGGCTGGATTTTTTATGGGACTACTGATTATTTTAATTTCCTTTTTTATCCAAACAGGAGAAGTCACTAAAACAGCTATTTTGATTTCCGTGCCGATTGCTATTTTAGTTGGAGCGATTTTGCTGGCAAACAACATTCGCGACTTCGACGGGGACAAAAAGAACGGGCGCAAAACGCTGGCGATTTTAGTCGGGCGCCATAACGCGATCCGCATCCTTGCCGGCATGTTTGCCGTATCGTTTGTCTGGATGATTGGACTAGCCTTTTTCCACCTTGTTTCTTTCTGGACATTGCTTGTCTTTTTCAGCGTACCAAAAGCGATTGCAGCGGCAAAAGGATTTATTGGCAAAACGAAGCCAATCGAGATGATGCCGGCAATGAAAGCGACGGCACAAACGAATACGCAATTTGGTTTTCTTTTGGCAATTGGTTTACTTATCAGCCATTGGTTGTAA
- a CDS encoding yteA family sporulation protein, producing MLTNEQLAAFRAELLRAKQETQERLQQNGHFGTLRSHAHDAVGELSSYDNHPADDATELYEREKDIALNEHAERELKEIEHALQVIENGTYGICEVCGKPIPYERLKALPTTTCCKEHSRDKTVSQKRPLEEGVLMPPFGKFALDHRNESVAYDAEDAWQEVARYGSSDTPSDLGKNVDDYGETYAESEEHVGYVEELENFAAVDLYGKHVKVYPTREHEQLENMLDEEGIMSNIGDLPAYEKEPYTKKEDHRH from the coding sequence ATGTTAACGAACGAACAATTAGCCGCCTTCCGTGCCGAACTTCTCCGTGCCAAACAGGAAACACAAGAGCGGCTGCAACAGAACGGCCATTTCGGCACACTGCGGAGCCACGCGCACGACGCGGTCGGTGAGCTTTCCAGCTACGACAATCATCCGGCAGACGACGCAACCGAGCTGTATGAACGGGAAAAAGATATCGCGCTGAATGAACATGCGGAAAGGGAACTAAAAGAAATTGAGCACGCTCTCCAAGTGATCGAAAACGGCACGTATGGCATATGCGAAGTTTGCGGGAAGCCGATTCCGTATGAACGGCTGAAAGCACTGCCGACAACAACATGCTGCAAAGAACATAGCCGTGACAAAACCGTTTCGCAAAAACGGCCGCTTGAAGAAGGTGTGTTGATGCCTCCATTCGGAAAATTCGCTCTCGATCACCGCAACGAATCAGTAGCATACGACGCGGAAGATGCCTGGCAAGAAGTGGCTCGTTACGGCTCGTCCGATACTCCTTCGGATTTAGGGAAAAATGTCGACGATTACGGGGAAACATATGCTGAATCCGAAGAACACGTCGGTTATGTTGAAGAGTTAGAAAATTTTGCAGCGGTTGATTTATACGGCAAACATGTAAAAGTATATCCGACGAGAGAACACGAACAGCTGGAAAATATGCTGGACGAGGAAGGAATCATGTCCAATATCGGCGATCTGCCGGCATATGAAAAAGAACCTTATACGAAAAAAGAAGACCATCGGCATTGA
- a CDS encoding TIGR00266 family protein yields MNAHDIDYKLYGDDMQFVEIELDPQESVIAEAGGMMMMEDGITMETIFGDGSDSRKGFFNKLVGAGKRLLTGESLFMTVFTNNSAEKRRVSFAAPYPGKIIPVDLSELGGKVICQKDSFLCAAKGVSVGIDFQRKLGTGFFGGEGFIMQKLEGDGLAFLHAGGTIYQRELQPGEKLRIDTGCLVAMTKEVDYDIEYVGKIKTAFFSGEGLFFATLTGPGTVWVQSLPFSRLADRIIAAAPSSREEGSILGSLGHWLDGDN; encoded by the coding sequence ATGAACGCACATGACATTGACTACAAGTTATATGGAGACGATATGCAATTTGTCGAAATCGAATTAGACCCCCAAGAGAGCGTCATCGCCGAAGCTGGCGGCATGATGATGATGGAAGACGGGATAACGATGGAGACGATCTTCGGCGACGGCTCCGATTCCAGAAAAGGTTTTTTCAATAAATTAGTAGGAGCGGGAAAACGGCTGCTGACAGGCGAAAGCTTATTTATGACTGTGTTTACGAACAACAGCGCAGAAAAACGCCGCGTCTCGTTCGCCGCGCCATATCCGGGAAAAATCATTCCGGTCGATTTGAGCGAACTTGGCGGCAAAGTGATTTGCCAAAAAGATTCTTTCCTTTGTGCCGCGAAAGGGGTTTCTGTCGGCATCGATTTTCAACGTAAGCTTGGCACTGGCTTTTTTGGCGGTGAAGGATTTATTATGCAAAAACTCGAAGGAGACGGCCTTGCTTTTTTGCACGCGGGCGGAACGATTTACCAGCGTGAGCTGCAGCCCGGCGAGAAGTTGCGCATTGACACCGGCTGCTTAGTGGCAATGACAAAAGAGGTCGATTATGACATCGAATATGTCGGCAAAATAAAAACCGCCTTTTTCAGTGGCGAAGGGCTGTTTTTTGCCACATTAACCGGTCCGGGAACGGTTTGGGTGCAATCTCTTCCGTTCAGCCGGCTTGCTGACCGGATTATCGCCGCTGCGCCAAGTTCGAGAGAAGAAGGTAGCATTCTCGGCAGCCTTGGCCATTGGCTGGATGGTGATAATTAA
- a CDS encoding VanZ family protein has translation MYKESYRISIGIELIQFIENSIGSAFLVYERSTDIDDVILNTLGGAIGVYIYFIGKGQSARLKISN, from the coding sequence TTGTACAAAGAAAGCTATCGGATCTCTATTGGGATTGAACTAATTCAATTTATTGAAAATTCTATAGGGTCAGCGTTTTTAGTATATGAGCGTTCTACAGACATTGATGATGTCATTCTAAATACCCTCGGGGGTGCGATAGGAGTATATATCTATTTTATAGGTAAGGGACAATCTGCAAGGTTGAAAATTAGTAATTGA